One Engraulis encrasicolus isolate BLACKSEA-1 chromosome 4, IST_EnEncr_1.0, whole genome shotgun sequence genomic window, cctcaatatgaccccgtctaccagatgatgtactaaCAAATggtatgccttgattatttttggctatattaagccttaaaaactgaatttgtaaaaagcgtgatgaagagtcttgtcattttggggttccagaacttggacactatgtatgctttgggagttataattgattttccatcatatttgggaactgtacagtgtattccaaaaaaaatgagggcgctcagactttaaaagataaaataggagggactcaaaaacagctttgagacaaaatgaccttacggtaccctctacttcaggcctcaaattaaccatgtgggcacttgatgactggaacgcccttttaaccccatgtacagtagcactgtatcaaacattcaagcttggaaaaactttgtttttcaaagttcttcatattaatcttggccttcaaagtatatgtttttctctatatcttatcacagtgtctgttttgtctgctgccatctgctggtctaaaaaagtaacaacagcgcaATGTAAGAAGACAAAATTTACCAATGAGGCACtgaaattatacagtatattgctatatattaattatgcaATTATTGCTTATTATTaatttaacaagcatgatgaatatttctagtttaaataatttcccaagtgtgactgcttaatactcaatcatgatgccagtcccaagatggcctcaaccctgcactacatttctaccagacatgggggtgggtgtgtcctggtagaaatgtaatcatgattgagcattctgcataatgcttgttaaaatcataattaatatatatcaatatactgtagaattaaagtgctttattggtagcctagcgagcttaacccctaggggcgtctagatttctaggctactttattggtaaattatgggcaagatttttcagccccttttgttttcttacattgcgCTGTTGTTACGttctttgaccagcagatggcagcagacaaaacagacactgtgataagacatagacaaaaacatgtactttgaaggccaagattaatatgaagaactttgaaaaacaaagtttttccaagcttgaatgtttgatacagtgctactgtacatggggtgaaaagggcgttccagtcatcaagtgcccacatggttaatttgaggcctgaagtagagggtaccgtaaggtcattttgtccaaaagctgtttttgagtccctcctattccatcattaaaagtctgagcgccctaattttttttggaatacactgtacagttcccaaatatgatggaaaatcaattataactcccaaaacatacatagtttccaagatctggaaccccaaaatggcaagacacttCATCACGTTTTTCACAAATtcaatttttaaggcttaatatagccagaAATAATCAAGGCATACCATTTGttagtacatcatctggtagacaggttcatattgaggggccatggtgatttatagtcctgtatcttccttcaaactaaaaccaggggtgtcaaaatctgcttgtaaattttatATGCAATTCAcatgcttgaaaagtgggcatggcaccccaactttggagggcttcatctccgcaaccgttggacgtagggtgctaatacttggtattctttcaattgacatcaaaaggaacctgtatgtgagatatcgggtaaatcggagagggtcatgtggggaaggcgtgtgaattgacatggaatgaccctccCATCAAATGCTTTCCACATTAGATCAAATCATTGTCCAGTGTTTCCCATGAGTACTGTACAATGCCAGTTAAGGGCTTAATGGGTCATGCCTTCCTCATTATAACAGGGTTCAAAGGATGAACTATCTCTATTGCTAAGGACTCGTCATGTGAAGCACAGGGGAAAGGAGTAGCACTGAATTAGTATTCTTTGCGTTAATCGTGATTCGTGCCTATTCAAATCCCACTATCCTACATACTGGGGACACAACACACAATATGTACATATTGCACTGTTATTGCACCCTTTCAGTAACCCCAGCACACAGAAAAATGTAGGTCAAGGAGGGTCGAAAAGCAGAGGAATGCACAAAGTATCATTAGACAAAAACACAGATATTACACAGAGATTAACTTATGTATCACTCCAACCTGCCCTCATGCCCTGATCAAACATATTTCGCTGTGCGTATAAAAGCTCTCCTTCATGGGACAATAACATGCCATTGCACTGTGCAACACTGCAGTCGATGATTGACTCAGACAAAACATTAGAGACAGAAGCGTTGATTTAAATGCCCTACTCTAGAATAGGTGAACATGAGAAATGAATTACTGTATGCTGTGTAGTCATTGACATGGCTGAGCCACACTATCTAGAATCAACAGTAAGTCCGGCCATTCGAATAGCCTATGTTAGCGGTGCTGTCTGAAACCAACCACTGACTTGACGTTTGTTAGTAAGCCTAACAGATCAGCACCATATTATTTGTCATCACTACACAGACCCGATTGACAGTGTAAAAGCTCATCTATATATTAACATGACATGGTTTTCATAAGAAGAGTTAACATTATCATCCATCTGACAGGTTGTGGTGCAACTGTGGTGACAGCTATAGCTCCCATTTCACGCTGGCTTTAGCAAAGTTAGCACAGCATTACCTTCAACATATTTTCTTCGAAGTTTTCGGTGGACACTCTTCACTACACCGGATAACTTCTCTTGTTCTATTTTTTGGGCCCTTGCGGGTTTGTAAGAGATGTGGTGAAGAGAGTCCGTATCCATTCCACTTTCAATGTTGTTCAGGGCCATTGCATTAGCTCGGTGGATGGATATGCATGCATCCTACGTTCCACCGGTATGCTGCCACACGACTGCTAGTTCTAGCTTTAGAGCTATTTGATATCGGCTGCGTCTTCGAGGGTTTGGTTCACGTTAGACACGGCCGCCTAGAGGTAGAGCTAGTTTCTACATACGCCTACATCACGCATTGTTGCAGGGGGGAATTAATATTGACAGTCGGTAGCTCAAAGTGCATGTTACATATTGCGGAGGAGAATCCTTTGCGCAACGAATGGCTTTCATTGTTAGCCAGCAGGAAAACTACAAGACGGATAATTCTGAGTTTACTAGTTCTTAGCAGTAATGTCAAACATGGGAACTTTTACTTTGGTATCGCATGAAGAAAGCTAGTTCCTCCCGGTAGTTGTTGAGTCCTCGAAGTTGACCGAGGTTGCGCTGCGCTGAGCATTACCAGTGGAAAGCACTGGCAGAATGTTGAGTTCAAGATTCTGTTCGATAGGGCTGTTACATTGTATCCAACCTAGACAGCGTTGTTTCATCCATAAGTCCTGTGAGGATATAAAACGATTTGTTATAGAAAACACAGAAGTAGTAAGAGACAACAGTTTAACTCCCGAAATCCAATTGAGCCTTTTTACACCTCGCTGCAGATTTTGGCATGCACGACCAGAAACCTGGCCGTTTTCGGACCCTTACTGGGCGATATATTGGCCAGGAGGGCAAGCTCTTTCAAGGTAGGAATTATTGACCCTGGGTTTCTCTCATTCCCAGATAAATAGCGCACAAGTGTTTTCTTATCTGTACAATTACTTCATGTAACTTTAGTGGCATGGATCTCCAAATAACCAAGTGAAAACATTGCAACATTTTCAAAGATTTCCCACAACATGCCTCAGCATCCCACTTTGTTTCTCACAATAAatgcatctctatctctctctaacacacacacacgacaaaaaaaaaaatcaggcagtgagagagagagagtgaagacagACATTGGGTTTAGTACATTCAAATCTTTATTTTTATCAGACACAAGTGCACGGTCCATAtcaaaatagaaaaagaaagttAAGAGtaaaataaaagacagacaaTGATACAAGAACAttgaaagacaaaataaaatcACAAGTATAATCTAAGAGGAATGTTGTTTCACATGTTTCTTTTAATCTCATGACAGGAGGAATCATATCTGATCTGATATCTGTCCCAGTATGTGATCATTTAGGCCTGTGTCACTGTTGTTTTTAGGTATCTCTTGGACAACCCTGAGGTATCCAGAGGGAAGAGTGTGCTGGACTTGGGCAGTGGGTGTGGAGCCACAGCTATCGCTGCCAAACTCTGCAAGGCCTCTCAGGTGGTTGCCAATGACATTGACTCAGGTAGGCCTGCTACTACGATTAATATTGTGTTGTCATGTAGTCAGTTCTGGGCCTGACCAAGGTAGTCAGAGGGCCAGCATATTTCATTTGCAGCAGTATTAATCCAAATTCAGCAAGTAAAAAGCTGCAACAGTTTCCTTTTTTTGTCCTTGTACAGTAAATTCACGATTCACTAGAACCTCCCCAGGCGACCCGCTTCTATTTGCCTGATTTTCCATATTCAGGTACCCTAAGACCCCAAGTTTGAGTATCCTACCTCTAGGTTGTGGAGATGAGAGGCCCTTCAAAGTTTAGTGTCATGCCAAATCTTATAGCCAGGGGGTAGCTGTACATTAAAATGATTAGGGAAATCGAATAGGTTCACCTGGGGAGGGAGACGGAGTGTGGATTGACATTGAATGAAGATCCCTTAGCACAACTGAGGTTACTAGGCAGCTGATCTACAGGATGTTAGTACGATTAGTTGATTTAGAGATGGTTTGATCAAATTCATCACAGTTTGACTATCTGAA contains:
- the etfbkmt gene encoding electron transfer flavoprotein beta subunit lysine methyltransferase, whose protein sequence is MLSSRFCSIGLLHCIQPRQRCFIHKSCEDIKRFVIENTEVVRDNSLTPEIQLSLFTPRCRFWHARPETWPFSDPYWAIYWPGGQALSRYLLDNPEVSRGKSVLDLGSGCGATAIAAKLCKASQVVANDIDSVAAVAIQLNCELNNVEPIPCVTENLIGCESEPWDLILLGDMFYDGDLADSLHSWLQRCMKTHKTQVLVGDPGRAQFESHSIKRSMRELAQYTLPESVREENYGLTSSTVWLYKPDV